In bacterium, the sequence GCACTTTACGAACATAATCTTGCGTTTCCGTGTAACGGGGAATTCCTTGAAAGCGCTGGACTGCTCCTTCCCCGGCATTGTATGCGGCGACCGCGAGAGGCAGATCGTTGTTGAAAAGTTGCAGCAGGAATTTGAGATACTGCACGCCACCATGGATGTTTTCATTTGGATCAAAGATCTCTTTCACGCCGAATCGCGCAGCTGTAGCAGGCATAAGCTGCATGAGACCGATTGCTCCTGCATGCGAACGCGCATTGGATTGGTAAGCCGATTCGACCTGAATCACAGCTTTCACCAGATCAGCATCTACATTGTATTTCGCGCAGACCTGTTCAATCATGGGAGCGTAATCACCGGCTTTCTTCGAATACGTTAGAGGCACCGGCTTGCCGGCAGTCAATTTGAATTTGCTCTTAATAACTTTGGGAACGGGGTTGAAAAAAACTTTTCTGCCCTTTTCATCGATTCGAACCTGAATTTCTGCGCTTACTTGCGAAGCCGCAAAAAGGATCACCAGGAAACTGAAAGAGATGAGGAATCTCATTTTTTGGGAAGAACCTCCAGTAAAGACAATCTCGCGTGCACCGTGACATGAACTTATGTAAAAAAGCTCCATTGTCAAGGTTTCAGAAGAAATTTTGTAAGATTTTTTTGTGATTGTTTGTAGCGTGAGCAACCACACTTATCTGCAGTAGCTTGACATTTCGAATAAACTCTATAAAGTCGATAGAGATTATATGATAACCAGGAAAACCAAGTATGCTCTTTCTGCTCTGGTGCATCTTGCGCGAAAGGAAAAGATGGGTCCGGTCTTGATTTCCGATCTTGCAGAGCAGGAGCGCATCCCGAAAAAATTCCTGGAGCTCATTTTGCTTGAGCTAAAAAGACATGGCATTCTGCAAAGCAAAAGAGGTAAAGGGGGCGGCTATGCACTGGGACGTCCGTCAGAGTTAATCCGGCTCGGTCAGGTTATTCGGCTCCTGGATGGTCCGCTTGCACCGATCCCATGCGTGAGCGAAACAGCATATCAGGCTTGCGAGGACTGCGCCGACGAAGCGGACTGCGGCATTCGTCTTGTGATGAAGGAGGTTCGTGATGCCACAGCAAGAATTCTGGATAATACAACGCTTGCCGACGTCGTCATCGCCACAGCGAGGAGAACTAAAGATACTCGAAAACGTTGAATACTCTACTGCATAGATAGACTGATGGATTGGGAGAAATGATAAAAAAGTTTCTTTATTTAGCCTTGTTTTTTGTCGGATACGGTTTAGCAGCTGAAGCTGCGGAAATCACAATCCTGAATGCATCGTACGACCCCACTCGCGAGTTGTACCAGGAGTTCAATCAGGCTTTTGGGAAGCACTGGAAAGCCAAAACAGGCAACAATCTGGCCGTCAACCAGTCGCACGGCGGCTCAGGAAAACAGGCACGCTCTGTCATCGATGGCTTGCAAGCAGATGTTGTAACACTCGCGCTCTCTTATGACATTGATC encodes:
- a CDS encoding Rrf2 family transcriptional regulator; the encoded protein is MITRKTKYALSALVHLARKEKMGPVLISDLAEQERIPKKFLELILLELKRHGILQSKRGKGGGYALGRPSELIRLGQVIRLLDGPLAPIPCVSETAYQACEDCADEADCGIRLVMKEVRDATARILDNTTLADVVIATARRTKDTRKR
- a CDS encoding lytic transglycosylase domain-containing protein, with product MRFLISFSFLVILFAASQVSAEIQVRIDEKGRKVFFNPVPKVIKSKFKLTAGKPVPLTYSKKAGDYAPMIEQVCAKYNVDADLVKAVIQVESAYQSNARSHAGAIGLMQLMPATAARFGVKEIFDPNENIHGGVQYLKFLLQLFNNDLPLAVAAYNAGEGAVQRFQGIPRYTETQDYVRKVLTLYGKSDYASGVMLQAKVQPPKTIYKYMDSNGNVHFTTQKPKEGAVETINLSF